The following is a genomic window from Rhodoligotrophos defluvii.
CGTCTGGCATGGTCTCCGCGGTCTCGGTCGGATGCGGCCAATCTGAGGCCCAGAGAAGCCGGTCATGCCCCGCCTCAACCAGTGCCTTGCCCAAGGGTGCTACATCGTCGTAGCCGGGACCGCCGGTCTTCGAGATGTGATAGACGCCGGAAATCTTGACGTAGACATTCTCTCGCCGGGCCAGGCGCAGCAGCGACTGGAACGCCTCGTGTTCGGGCGCGATCGCTTGCGAATAGCGGCCCATATGGTCGATCACCACGGTGCCCGGAAGCCCCGCGATGAGCGCCTCGTAGTGGGGCAGCTCGAGCCCGTCGAGCTGCACTTGGACATGCCAGCCCGTGCCTTTCAGACGGTCTGCCATCATGGGCAGTTCCGACCACTCCATCATCCCGCCACGCATCTGATGGAACCGGACGCCCCTCGCACCGCGGCGCCAGAGCTCTTCGAGCTCATTGTCGGAGATCGAAACCGGCACGGTGACCACCGCCCGCGCGTCATCGCCGATCTGTTGAACAGCGTCCAAAATGCAGCTGTTGTCGAAACCGTAGGTCACGGGCTGCACCACCACCATGCGCTGCAGGCCAAGCCGCTGCTGGACTGGTCGGTAATCCTCGATCGTGAAGTTCGGCGGAAACAGCCATGCCTTTGGCGACGGGGCATAGGCATCATTGTAGAAGTGCATATGCGTGTCGCAGGCGCCAGGCGGGGCCTTGAGGGCTGGCTTCCGGAAAACGCGTTCGGACATTGGTGGCAAATCCTTGGCTAGTGGATCAGGTTGTCTCGCAGCGTCGCTCCCTCGTATTCCCGGCGGAAGACGTCCTTCGCCTGCAGCCGTGGCACCACCTGATCGACGAAGTCCTCGACGCTTTTCAGGCTCGTCGTCGGTGTCACGTTGAAGCCGTGGCAGCCGCTCTCGCGCCAGAGGGTCTCGAGCTGATCGGCCACCTGCTCCGGCGTTCCGACGAGTTGCAGCATTCCCGTCGAGGCACCGAACACGCGCGCTGCATCCCGCACCGTCGCGTTTCCATCGCCGGTGAGATTCGCGAGCGCCTGGAGCATGCCACGCGAGGCCTGCGTTTCGTTGGCGATAAGGGGCTGGTCCAGATCC
Proteins encoded in this region:
- a CDS encoding amidohydrolase family protein produces the protein MSERVFRKPALKAPPGACDTHMHFYNDAYAPSPKAWLFPPNFTIEDYRPVQQRLGLQRMVVVQPVTYGFDNSCILDAVQQIGDDARAVVTVPVSISDNELEELWRRGARGVRFHQMRGGMMEWSELPMMADRLKGTGWHVQVQLDGLELPHYEALIAGLPGTVVIDHMGRYSQAIAPEHEAFQSLLRLARRENVYVKISGVYHISKTGGPGYDDVAPLGKALVEAGHDRLLWASDWPHPTETAETMPDDADLLDLLLAWVPDEAARRAILVDNPARLYGF